The Metarhizium brunneum chromosome 5, complete sequence sequence TCGGTGGTGTGTTTCTTGATAAACTCCTTTGCGAAGTGGTCCATGAGCACCTGGTCAAGCTGGACACCGGCAAACTCGTAGTCATGCGCAGTAGCCAGGACAGTGTACATGCCGCCTCTTGAGgcgacaacagcaacatcTGAGCGAGTGCCGCCCAGATCAGCAACAACGACAATCTTGTCCTCGACAACACCCTCGGGGCGAGCATCGTACGCCAGCATGGCAGCAACAGGGTCAGAAATGAGCTGCAGAACCTCGAGGTCGGCATCGTTGGCCGCCTTTATCAGGGCCTCGCGCTGCTTGTCGCTGAAGTTGGTCGGCACGGTGATGACGGCCGAGGTCACCTTCTTGCCAAGGTAGTCTGAGGCCGAGGTGACCAGGCGGCGCAGATACCGGGTGGCAGCTTCGCTGACAGAGACGGGCGAAGcttcgccctcggcgtccttgtccttgaccgaGAAGAAGACGTTGCCGGCGTTGTCCTGGGGGTGAGCAGCGGCATGGCAGTAGGTAGGGTCAATGGACTTGAAGCTATTGAAAGCACCATTGTTAGCACCGCGGCTCTTCCCGTCACGTTGCGCAGAAACACAAGGGATGCATATACGTACTCCTTGCCCAAAAACTCCCGGAAGTAAGCGATCGAATTGGAAGGATTGCGCACCAAGAACGCCTTGGCCTGGGCACCGTAGTACTCGTCACCGTCGACGTACGACAGAACAGTAGGAATTTGTCGGTCTGATGCCCAAAAGAAGGTCAGTATCACGGTGTCACATCAAACAACCACAATTCACCCTGCCAACATCCAATCCAAGCCCCCCAGTCCTACAGAGACATACCTCCGTCCTCATTGGCAATAACCTCCGCCTTGTCATCGACAGTAAACGCAATCGAACTGTTGGAGTTGCCAAAGGTGATACCAATAACCACCCGGTCCGCTGGCTCGGGACCGGGTTTGGCGCCCCTACTCTCAGACATCCGGAGCGGTTTGAGCGAGCAAATTCGTAGTCGTGCAAAGAGCGATTGAAACTCGGTAGCAGAGAAGCAAAATACGCTTCGGGTTGTTTTtctgccaaaaaaaaaaaaaaccggtCGCGGCCGCGTCGAAAGAAACGTAGTTGAAGGTTTGGGGCCCTTGGCAAAATGAGTAGTGGGGgtattattttttttgcGTCTTATCAATTCTATCCCAGAAATTTCGAGCACCTGCCCAGCTAACGAGGATGCTCACACCTTACCCCCACCGTGGGCCGCTAAACCGCTTTCGAACCCGCCTCCATTGAAATTGTCGTCCTGCAAAGGGCAAACAGCTTCACGACGCTGGAAGAACTGGCTGGCACGGAACTTCCACCGCCATTCACCAGGCATCATGTCTTCAGAACCGGTGTTCGTCCTTCCGGGCGATCACATCCCACCAGACCTTGTGCCCTCACATCCTAAGAAGCCGCTCCGATTAGGCCCCGGCCTGCGGCACGTTCCTCCGAATGATGTTGTGCCCACGCTGGCTGGCCAGTTTGTGACGGATAGACCAAAGAATGCGATTAGAGTTGAGAACTCACATGGGCGGGTAAGCCAATTACTATGCATCGACTATCTGAGCGGAAATGTGGCTAACGGCGGGTCGGGATATTGTTTACAGTACGTCCCTCGGGTGGGAGAGCTCGTCATAGGAACGATTCACAAGACCGCCGCAGATGTCTACTACGTCCATCTGTCAGATTACACCGCGCCCGTGCTACTGCCGCAATTGTCGTTCGAGTCGGCGACCAAGAAGACACGTCCTGTCTTGGCACCCGGGGCGCTGGTCTACGCGCGCGTCACTCTGGCGAATAAGCATATGGATGCAGAACTAGAGTGTGTTTCATCGTCGACGGGGAAATCGGATGGATTGGGGCCCTTGACCGGCGGTATGATGTTTGACATATCATTAGGGATGGCTAGGCGACTGATGATGCCCAAGAGCGTGCAGGAAGGCAAGATTGTTGTGTTGGAAGAGCTGGGTGCGCTGGGTTTGCAATTCGATACCGCAACGGGCCGCAACGGGCGATTCTGGGTGGACAGCGAAAATACAAAGACTGTTCTGGCTGTCGGAAGAGCAATTCAGGAGACAGACGAGAGGAGACTAGGAGTAGAAGACCAAAAGAAATTGGTCCGAAAGATAATCAAAGATTTGAGCTGAAGCTCTCGCTCTCTCTATTGAGCTCGGAAACAGTTCGCCGACCTTCCTTTTTGTTACTACATACAAAGCGCTCGCTCGCGCAACACCATACATATACCGCAACGCCCCAGAGCCGTAAAGTCTGTAATTAGCAAAGTGCTGCTCCATGCTGGTCATGATCAACCAGAAAATACTGTATCCAAACGCCTCATTGCTGCTCTAGCAAAGTCCTTATTACCTGATGCCCCAAACCCTATTTCATAGTCTCTCCATTGATGCGCAATCTCCATTTGGAAAAGATAGACAAAAGTTGGTAGATCCTTGTGAATGTAACCGAGAATAACGCAAAgcgaaagaaaagaaaaaaaaaagaattcACGATGAAGCAGGAGTGCACGTTCGCTGCAACTATCTACATGCGAAACGCCTGTTTCGAAGGTATATGTTTCTATAATGGCGTGGGTTGCTGCTGTGCAATAACCGATGTCCAAACTCTGCTGATGGTCGCAGAACCGTTGCGTTGAGTCCCGGTCGACGGTGGTTAGTGTAAACAGTATGACACTTTCTCGGTGTGTATTTTGTGCCAGCTGCAACATCATGTGCCGCCCATGTCCAGATCAACTTCGATGGGTTCTGGGAGATGTTGCTGATCCATGTTATGAATTTTGGTCATATGCCGCTTCCAGTTATCCTTGCGAGGGAATGCTTTGCCCCCGGCCTTGGAATAATCGCACTCTGGAAACGCACAGTGgaatttcttcttcttctcatggCGGTCATTTATATGCCGTTGTAAGTGCGTCTTAGTTCCAAAGCCCTTGCCACAGTTTTTGTAAGGGCATTTGTGTTCTTTGATGTGATAGCGCTGGTGATGTCTACTTCCCGGTTAGTTTCTGCAAATTCAACACAAGACATTGGTAGCATGGTGAATTTTgactccccctccccccacTTACTTGAGCTTGTGTGGCTGGTCAAACACTTGACTGCAACCAGGCTCGTCACATCGAAATAGCCCTGTTCTTGGAGATGCTTGTCCGGGTTGCGGGGAAGCACTGTTGCGGATTTCAGAGCTATTCATTGAACCTGGAGAAGGGCTGTCGAACTGTGTCGAAGGGGTATTTTCGGTGGATGGCCCGGTCGAGTGCGGCCCGTGGTATTGAGTTGATCCGTCCGAGGTACAACTCTGATGTCGGCCATTGTCCGGGATCATGGACGGGCTCAGGTGATCGTGGCTATGCACGTCAACCATTGGCACATCATTTTCATCCATTGCCTGCAACCCCTGAACAGCGTTCTGATTCGTCGGAGTAGCTGGCCGGGCGGCATTAGCAGCATCCGAAGGAGATAGGGCGGACGTGGGCAAAGGTGTAAATGCCAAGGTCGAGAAATGCTCTTGCTCAGCAGGGTCACCGGTAGACGAAAGCCCTGGAGAGGACCCGTATGAGGTATGCAATCGATGCTCGGTTCTGTGCCATACTTCTGACTCTGTTGACGCAGGCATGATATCCATGGGATTCACAGTGCCAGGAGCGGGAAAGGTCGGCGGTGAAGGCGACGCCTGGAACGCTCGTTCCgccggcggtggtggtgattggGGTGGGGTCTGAATCGTTAATTGTGGAGGAGACGCTGATGATTCCTTCGTCTCTGGTGGTTCCGTCACTCCGGGAACATAGGGTGGTGGCATTGATGTCTTGGTGGGCGAAAGCTCGGTTGGAGAGTCGGTTGCACGGCCTGTCGTGAGTATTTGGCCAAGCTCCGTCCCTGGAGGTACCTGCGACGCGGTGGCTTTGTCGTTGCTGGACAGCACCGACGCAAGAGAGTTTTCGCGGCCGCTCTGCTGGCGAAACATGTGCTTTATATGGTGCTTCAAAGAGCTGCCACGCGATAATGTCGGAGGTGGTTCGTCGGCAGGCTCTGGGGTGGTGATCATGCCAAACGCCGATGAAGGGATTGACGGGCTGTAATAATCAGCACTGGTTCCCTTGAGAACCCCTGGATTATCATCGTGTGCCGTTGCCGCAGGGGTGTTTTCAAAATAATATGGGAATGGCTCGTCGTTTGAAAAGTTGTTGCCGGTGTAATGGCTCTGTTCTTGCCGGGAACCATCACCTGTTTGCGCAGAAAACTGTCTCGACGGGCCAAAATTCCCATCCGGCTGCGTCACATGGCCATTATAAGACGGCCAGCCAAACTCCTTGTTCTGAAGGGCGCCAAAGTCCCCGCGCGCAACATCCCCATTTTGCTTGAACGAGTCTGTCGATGACAGGCGACGATGTAAATTCTGATGCTGCACCGGGCCGGTGCCAGGCTGTGGGAAAAGCCCTGCTTCGGCATCGAACTTGGGCCGTTGTGCTCGCCTTCGGCGTTTGATTTGGTGAATGACAACGGGATAGAGGCAAAAGGCTAATAgtgcgacggcgacgacaacaCCAACGACGGTTCCAGCAATGGCCCCATCGCTCATGTCTCGTTTATAAGCTCTGAGGGCAGGCTCTGTagcggccgccatggcgacggcaGCTCTCGAGTTCAATGATGAAAATGGTGGGATCTCGTGGACAGCACGAGAaactgcagctgctgcaaCGAGATGGCTGCCCATCACCATGGACAGTCAAGCGGTGCGAGTATCAAGTGCCAAGGTGCCAACGTTGCGATGGAGCAACTGTCCACATGGGAGGCCGCCCACGATGGGGGCTCGCGCAAAGGCCCGTTGGGGCCGACTAAACAACTGCGCAGCACGCAGCGACGTTGATGAGCGGTCGGTGTCTGGATACTGTCAAGCATACATGCTTGCGAAGCGTAGTAAGAATGAGGATGTGGAagggggagaaggagaaatACAAATGAAACCTGCGATCGGTAATGGTTAATGGCGGTAATTAGGGTGGGCAGGTTGGACATGGAAGCTTGAGCTGAAGGGCCTGCGGCACAAGCCGGCGCGAAGGTCAAGTACAAGGATGCACACGTACCGGGTATATGCTCCGTACAGCAGCCCCGGGGTTAGGCTTTGTCGTCACGGATTGACAGCGTCGTCTCCGCGGTGGTGGTACGTGGACAATTGATACCAGatgttgtactccgtacgtactTCGCCAGGTCCCCGTGTGTGTGCCAGCTTTCCACGTTTAATACCAGACGTGAAGCCATTGGTGGCGTCAATCTAGGCGGCTCCATGCCAGCTGCCCACGCACTGCCCACTGACCGCCGCTCACAGCTGCCGCCAGACCACCAGACGCTAAACCCTCCTCATCTTAGCATTCAATGCGGCGGCGCTCTGCTTTTTCGCGGCATTGTCTAccctgcatctgcatcatcgtcatcatcgtcatcctgcCCGTTCATCCTTCCAACACACACAGACCCTGTAGGCCGCCGCGAAAGTCGTCCAAATCAAGCTTGCCGTCGGTTGAATCAATCCGAAAGCCGGCTAGCGCATCTCTGTCCTGCTCCAGCCATACTCGAGTCAGGCATCCGGGGTATCATGTGTATGTATCTGTTTAATCGACCAGCTGCAGCCCAAGTCGGCTGCCATTGTCTGCTCTAGGCATGGTCATAATAACCTGCTCGAACGGGAAAGCCAAGACTTCGTAAAGTCAATATGCTTTGtcgccaacaccaacgccgccagcctGCCTGCTCAGCTGTGGTCGAAGACAACCCCACGGCAATTGAAGTTGACTAGACCTTTTTACCACTGCCACCAGCCCCGGCCCTTGAAACTCAACACAACATCTGAACCTTGACAACCTTAACCCTTCACCCGGCACCGGACTttgttggctggctgcctcCGCCTTCTTGGTCAACcgccctccatgtctgccatcACGTCGCCCGACGTGCCCCTGTCCTCCGCATCTCTGACACCGAGAAACCTCCCCGTGTATCACAATGCAATTCTTGCCTTGCCGCTCCCAACCTCCAAGTCTATCATGACGTCTTCACCTGTATGCATGTACGTGAACCTGCCGTTCACTGCCTCCACTGAGCCCTACTAGGATAGGCGTCTTGGCGACTCGACCCCAAGTCGTGGACCCTTGCAGACAATCAATCTTCCGCAACTAAGATAGGCCAGTGACCAGACCGCTCCGCGTTTGGACTGTTCGATAGCGGTAGTGATACAATGATATCAATCTAGTTCACCCAAGAGCGTAGCAAACTAGTCCAGCATCCTGGAAGCTTACTTCTATTATCGCAATTTAGTAAACGTATGACTCCCTCTTGAATCTATGAATAGATGCACATCCCCTGCTCCAACACAGATCGGCGGTAAGACACTGTCCTGAATGCAGCGAAGCCTCACACCTGTTCTGTTCTTGCTGTTGCCGTGTACATGCCGagtgaaaaaaagaaacaaagcTCCTTACAAAGCCTGTGATATCATCCATTTAAACTAAACCATTCTCATTCAAAGGCACTCTAATATCAACCAAGGGTCGTCGCGTCGCCCATGCACGTGTCTGTACTCATACTCACCCTTGTTTCCACTCATGAGTTTCTGGTAGAACTTCCTGTTGACAGGCTTTAAAGACAGACACGTCCGGAGTGTGCCGCGTCTCTTCCAGACATGGAGCCACTATATCGTTACAATCCGTTTATGTAGAAGTGTGTCGTCCCATAGCTGCGACAAATATTTGCTTCTTCCGAATCTTTTTCCAGGAACATAAGCCATTGTCCTGCGCATCAAAATAACTTCAGCTTGGCGTGCCCTCGTGATAGCAACGTTTAACCGCTTGGGGTCATCCATGAACCCGGCAGTAGTTGTTCTGACCATGTCTAGAAACACCACATCAGCCTCATTCCCCTGTGCCTTATCTACTGTTAAGACCTGAGTTCTTCTTTGCCAAGATTCTGGCCAGCTTTTCACTGCGGCGTGATACTGCTTTACTGCAGTGCTGTACGGAGTTGCAATCATGATGGTACCGCCCATTTCTCTGTCTCTGAGGCCACGGAATCTGTCATCCTGTAGTAGATGTGTGGCTTGGGCCAGAACCCATTGGTGGTGAAGGGGGTTCCAATAGCTGTCGCGATGCTTTTCTTCATTGCTGTTTTCCAAATTCACGATAATGCGATTTTCGTCGACGTCTCGGTTACCATTCAGATTTTGGAGGTAAATAGTTAGGTGGGCCACGCCGTCAGGGTATCGGGATGCCTCGTCATAGCCGGATCTCATCTGGCTTTCATAGAACATAGCAGATGGCAGCCTATGAAGGTTTCCAAATGCCCGCTTATTAATGAGTAACTTACTATTGACAGCATTGACATGGTCTGCCCTAGCCATGGTACTCATCCTCAGTTGTGCAGCAAAGGGATTAAACCTCAGTCCGCTGTGCTTCTCTCTGTCCTTTGCATCCTTCACGAACGGCTGAGTTTGTTTCACATCGCCCGTAAATATCCAAGCCTTGGGTGTAAAATATGCCAGAGGGATGAGTGTGGTGAGCTCCCTGGCATGAGAAGCTTCATCCATAAAAATGATGTCCGGTTTAAAAAACTTTGAGAATCTTCCGTACGCCGCGACCGGAGTAGTCGCGATAAAGTCTGTTCCCGCCAAAACAACACGATAAAGCCTGGAGACATGGCTTCTCAAATGCTTCCAATCATCTGTACTCAAGGCTTCGCCACtatccatcttgtccaacaaCTTTTGGAGGCCAAGAAACGCGTCCCTTTTGTTCTTTTCAAAGTACTCCCATGACGCCTGGTCCAAAGTCGGCACAATGCCAGGATCTCTTGACACGCTGGTCTGCTTGGAGAGGCCAGCGGTCACAAGAAATCGATTAGTAAAGTCTGGGACCGCGAAACTATCTTGATTTGTAGTTGACCGTGATCCATGAAGTTTAGCACTCTGTCGCATTTCCAGTGGCCATCCGTGCATACGGACGATACGGATCGTTACTCCGGCTTCCTGACAAAGCGAGTAGTACCTGCTAGCAGCATCGTCTACAGCTTTATTGATGTCCACCAGAAACAGGATAGGGTTTCGCCTTTTTTTGTGCCTCCTTTTTGAACACTGTATCAGGCCTGCCAGAATCATATTCCATTCTGTCTTTCCAGACCCCGGACAGCCGTTGACGAAGTAGAGTCCGTTTGGTATCTGCTTCAGGCCGTTGAAAGCGTTCGAATGATCATTGTTAAAGGCTTTAAATCGCCGTAAAATTGCGTCTGGGACTGCATGCCTACGCAGCTCTGGGTTGCTTAACTGTGGGAAGTCTTTGTGGAGATCATAAAAGTCTTTCCAACTTGAATGAAAGTTCTGAATCATACGAAATGCTCTTTGAGACTTCAACGTGGGGCCTCTATTCTGTAGACGTTTTTCTTCAGTGAAGAAATGAAGAGCGTCGAGCTCTGCCTCAAAAGTGGCTGAGTTCACATCCCACTCGATGGTCAAGAGCTGATGTTCGTGTTCCTCCAGAACGATTTTGTCCAACTCGGTTTCTCTACAAGATATCTGAAACTCTGACATCAAATCCAACTCAATGTGATCTCCTTCCGAATTCGTCCAAGACCGTGGCACGTCGACTTTGTATGCTGCAAATGTTTTGATCCTGGTATCTCGTACTGCTTCACAGGTTTCAAAGGGATTGGGAATGCGGGTAGCTGGTATGTGAGCGAGAGAATATTCATCGCCACCTCTTTTGACATTTGAAACCATGTCTATCCTGAAACGGTCTGTGGTGGTTGGGAAACCGCTCGCTTCCAGGTTGTCGGGTGGTTGAACTAGAAATAGCCATGGCTTCGTGAAGGCTGTGATTAAGTTGCTAAAAGGCGTAATAACCCAGCATCTGAATTTTTGCCGCCTTTCATTCAAGACTCGGTGCAAATGTTCCTCGTTGTACATTTCAATCTCGGTACCTTGTTCATGACGCCAGGCAAATTCTTCCTGAATCGGAAATGTGTGCAGAGGTACAAGTGCCTTCGTCAGTAGATGTTAGCCAAGATGAACGTGCTCCGTACGGGTTTGCAAAAAGGCCTCACGGTGTCTGGTATTGTCTGAAGTGACAGTGGCTGTTCAATATCAGGTCTTGTCAGCGACATTCTAAAAGCGTTGTCGAGTGGGCCTTTTGGAGAGAGGTTCAAAGAAAATTGGATGTTCCTGGTGTGCAACAGGTGATGGAAATGCGAGAAAAAGGCATGTCAATGGTGTCAATATCAGAATGGGGGAAGGAAAGGATCCAAGGCAGCCGGCAGAGTTTACGAACTGGCTGCCAGCTGACAGCAACTGCCCAGCTCTatgtactcaagtacctTGGCACCAAATGGTCGACCGGTATGCTCGTATCCGGTAATGGTCACTGAGCCTGTCAAGAATTTCAACTTTCCCTAAGGCTAAGTTTCAATCCATGCTTGCTCTTTTTACCTCCGGTTCAGGACAATGGCGCCAGCTCATCCAACCACAGTAAATACAGAGTACGTAGTGCGACTATCAAACACATTCGCTATAGACAAGacttcttttctcttcttctcttctcccTTAATTGAATTCAGTCTAAAAGTGACCTTGATATATATCGTTAGCCGCGTGCGAAACATAGACCAAGCTCCTTACTAGTCAGGGGAGAGAACTGCACtcaaaaaaacaacaacgaAATATTCATTGTATTATCCACACCCACTTATCCCATCTATTAGTTCTGGGATTACTACTTGGTCGAAATTATCTCTCTATTCTTACAATACCTACCCAGGCACTAAGTAGGCAGGTAGCAACAGCTCTCTCGCTCCGAATGCCCCTTCAAGGCTCGTCACAATTTTTGTCCGTCATGTGCAGGAATAGCACCCAATATACCTTTCCATGATATAAACCACATCATCTCGAATCACTAGCTCCGAAactattttcttttaaaacCGCGGCGCAGTCGTGTAGGCTCCTTTTGACGATCTCACGTGAGGTCCATGAAGGAACTGGACGTGATAATGCTTGTCTGGAGGCCAGATATGTCTTCATCGGTCAAGTCGATGACAGAGTTCATTGCTCCTGGCGAGTCTGAACCAATGCTTTCAGTATCAAGCATTTCCGCGTCAAGTATCACCACATCCTCCGCCTCGGGCTGATGTGATTGAACACGGTCCTGTTGCAGCAACCAGTTTTCCAGATGCTTGTATAAATGCTTGACACAGGTGGGCGCAAAGGCGTTCCCTATCTGAGATTTTATGCCGACTGTTGTTCCCCGAAACCTATGGGCTTTTGGAAACCCTTGCAAGCAGGCATATTCTCGCAGAGTAAAATTTCGGGTTCCGTCAGGATAGTACAGACTTCCCGATCGAGCCGTAATTGTTCCCAGCAAAGTGTCAAAATTTGAAGCGCGTCTCCTAGGGGTAAATCGGGCGACGGTGCCAAGGTTGTGCAAGTTGTCACCCTCCTGAATTCTGCTAAGAACTTGTCGAATTGTGGTATACGGACGCAAACCATTTTTGCTATTCTCATAATGGGTCGCCGCAGGAAAGCCTGGTAGCTGCTCTCCCGGACCTGCAGCAATTATTATAAGTCGTCTGCGATTTTGAGCCAACCCCCAGGTGCATAGTGCTACGATCTTCCATCGAACAGAGTACCCAAGCTCCGTGAGACCTCCGATAAGCGAGTAAAAGTGTTGTCGATGTCGATCGAACAGCAGCCCAAAGGTCTGCTCTATGGTGACCAGCCTCGGACGCAGCTTTTTCACAAGCGAAGGACAGCTACGCTGCGCTAATATGTTGTCATAGTCGTGGGCACAATCTTTTGTGTGTGCTGGAGAAAAGTATTGGCAGGGCGGAGACAAGTGAAGCACATCTACTCGAATGGACGCATCATTTGTTTGCCCAATGAACCTGTCAACGGGCCATTTGTAAAGTTTTGTCTCCGGAAAGTTAAGAGAGTATGTTCGCCACACATCTGGCGATTTATCGATGGCATGAGTAACCTTGAATCCCGCATTCTG is a genomic window containing:
- the RRP40 gene encoding Exosome complex component RRP40 produces the protein MSSEPVFVLPGDHIPPDLVPSHPKKPLRLGPGLRHVPPNDVVPTLAGQFVTDRPKNAIRVENSHGRYVPRVGELVIGTIHKTAADVYYVHLSDYTAPVLLPQLSFESATKKTRPVLAPGALVYARVTLANKHMDAELECVSSSTGKSDGLGPLTGGMMFDISLGMARRLMMPKSVQEGKIVVLEELGALGLQFDTATGRNGRFWVDSENTKTVLAVGRAIQETDERRLGVEDQKKLVRKIIKDLS
- the NAM7 gene encoding ATP-dependent helicase NAM7, giving the protein MSLTRPDIEQPLSLQTIPDTALVPLHTFPIQEEFAWRHEQGTEIEMYNEEHLHRVLNERRQKFRCWVITPFSNLITAFTKPWLFLVQPPDNLEASGFPTTTDRFRIDMVSNVKRGGDEYSLAHIPATRIPNPFETCEAVRDTRIKTFAAYKVDVPRSWTNSEGDHIELDLMSEFQISCRETELDKIVLEEHEHQLLTIEWDVNSATFEAELDALHFFTEEKRLQNRGPTLKSQRAFRMIQNFHSSWKDFYDLHKDFPQLSNPELRRHAVPDAILRRFKAFNNDHSNAFNGLKQIPNGLYFVNGCPGSGKTEWNMILAGLIQCSKRRHKKRRNPILFLVDINKAVDDAASRYYSLCQEAGVTIRIVRMHGWPLEMRQSAKLHGSRSTTNQDSFAVPDFTNRFLVTAGLSKQTSVSRDPGIVPTLDQASWEYFEKNKRDAFLGLQKLLDKMDSGEALSTDDWKHLRSHVSRLYRVVLAGTDFIATTPVAAYGRFSKFFKPDIIFMDEASHARELTTLIPLAYFTPKAWIFTGDVKQTQPFVKDAKDREKHSGLRFNPFAAQLRMSTMARADHVNAVNSKLLINKRAFGNLHRLPSAMFYESQMRSGYDEASRYPDGVAHLTIYLQNLNGNRDVDENRIIVNLENSNEEKHRDSYWNPLHHQWVLAQATHLLQDDRFRGLRDREMGGTIMIATPYSTAVKQYHAAVKSWPESWQRRTQVLTVDKAQGNEADVVFLDMVRTTTAGFMDDPKRLNVAITRARQAEVILMRRTMAYVPGKRFGRSKYLSQLWDDTLLHKRIVTI
- the ngoFVIIM gene encoding Modification methylase NgoFVII, whose protein sequence is MAPPSVICLEEGSRESRSPSVASSRTLALEDDELHGRNDARIIDWINNVGNTAQTQTPMRTAQQNLTTLGQPSIRVGDVIEIKNVMIGDCRVDFIQVKHISRATLSGRKFRGIPFTRTRNMRGRLPKKMNEVCMMLHFQQENGRTPDDFALLVDIKEDRVVRKRNLIITNAKFPEHSVLHGPQSPLSIRGETQALKRHIEQSGNLCCRWKWMVYLIDKSQDQKFKEEVLERISAEEVLDRQYLVDQEALCNRWRGGRIRGGSWTPDQGSCTHTVDLANGSSIQEGNFRGSNQKYTFFDAFSGAGGVSRGAQNAGFKVTHAIDKSPDVWRTYSLNFPETKLYKWPVDRFIGQTNDASIRVDVLHLSPPCQYFSPAHTKDCAHDYDNILAQRSCPSLVKKLRPRLVTIEQTFGLLFDRHRQHFYSLIGGLTELGYSVRWKIVALCTWGLAQNRRRLIIIAAGPGEQLPGFPAATHYENSKNGLRPYTTIRQVLSRIQEGDNLHNLGTVARFTPRRRASNFDTLLGTITARSGSLYYPDGTRNFTLREYACLQGFPKAHRFRGTTVGIKSQIGNAFAPTCVKHLYKHLENWLLQQDRVQSHQPEAEDVVILDAEMLDTESIGSDSPGAMNSVIDLTDEDISGLQTSIITSSSFMDLT